Below is a genomic region from Flavobacteriales bacterium.
TAGATCTTGTACAACGATATCTTTTTGGGGTAAATCATCCACAATATTCCCTGATGTTTTCATCAAGGTCATTCCATATATCCCAGCAAAGAAAGCTAACGCAGTAAAAATATAGACCCATGTTCTATATCCAGCACTCCATACCACTAATTTTTCTACCACAGTAAAGAGCCATTGTCTTTCGAGGTGTTTTGTATGTTTTACTTTTGGTGGCTTTAAGAAACTATAAATTATAGGAACTACTAAAATAGAAACGATGAACAATAGTAAAATGTTTAACGACGCGATAACTCCGAAGTCTTGCATCATTTTACTGTGAGTAAAAATAAACGTCCCAAACCCCATTGCTGTTGTAGCATTCGTCATTAATGTGGCTGTCCCTACTTTTCTAATAACCCTGGTAAGTGCCTTGGCTTTATTACCGTGGTTTTTAAATTCTTGTTGATACTTCGTAATTAAGTACACACAATTAGGAATCCCGATTACAATAATTAAAGGAGGGATTAATCCCATTAATGCTGTAATTTTAAATCCTATTAGTCCAATTGTACCAACAGACCAGACTACTCCAATCATTACAACAACCATAGAGATTAATACGACTTTAAAAGATTTAAAGAAAAGGTATAGTAATGTAGAAGTAATTAGTAATGCTAACAATGTAAACATGTACAACTCTTGTTGTACTTTTTTCATCGTGACATCTCTAATATAAGGTAATCCAGAGTAAACAAATGGACCTATATCTTCGGCATATTCTTCTGTTTTTGCTTCTATTTCTTGAATCAAAGAGCCTCTGTTTTTAGAGTTAAAAATCTCTCGATTCAAAAACAACATCATCAGGTGTAAATCGTCATCTTTTTTATAAACCATATTTTCGTAAAATGGTAAATTAACGATGACATTTTGTAAGCTATCTATTGTACTCTTATCTTCTGGAAAAGAAGGAAAAACAGGTTTAATTTCAAACTTTTTTTGCTTCTTATTTTTGACAATATTATAAAGGTGAGCTTCAGAAAATACAGAATCAACAGGGTTTCCATATGCTTGTGGATCTGTTCCCTTTAAAGGCACTTGAATAGCCTTTAATTCATTTCCCAATTCATACCACTTTTTAAATTTTTCCGCTTCATAAAAATCTTTATTTGTGGTTGCGATCACTACAGCCAAGCCATCTTGACCAAAATCGTCTTTAAATTTATTGTAAGTGATACTTACGGGATCGTTATCTGGTAACAGTTTAGAAAACTCATAAAGCATTTCTACTTTAGTTGCAAAAAAGCCCATTACCACAGTAATAGCAAACAATACAATAAGTATTGTTACTCTATTTGTTAATATTAATCGAGCTATTTTTTGCCACATAAAAACACCTAAAATTATTTTAGGGGTTCAAAAATACTTAAAATAAATGGCACTACACAAAAACAGGAAGTTTTTATTCTTTTATTAACTTATATTAAGTTAATCTTCTTCAGGCAACAACTTAAAAGACATTCGGTGATATGGGGATGGTCCATGCATTTTAATAGCTGCTCTATGTTTTTTGGTTGGGTATCCTTTATTTCCTAACCAATCGTATACAGGGTATTCTTGATGCAATTGGTTCATAATATCATCCCGATATGTTTTTGCCAATACAGATGCCGCAGCAATGCTATAGTATTTGGCATCTCCCTTAATAATACAGTGATGCTCAATATCTTCATAAGCATTGAATCGGTTACCGTCTACCAAAATTGCTTCTGGTCTAAGAAATAATTGATCTAATGCTCTATGCATTGCTAAAAATGATGCATTCAAAATATTGATTTCATCGATTTCTTTATGGTCTACTATTCCAACACCCCATGCCAAAGCTTCTTGCTCTATTAAAGGCCTCAACTCGTATCGTTTCTTTTCCGAAAGTTTTTTGGAGTCATTCAGTATACTATTCTCAAAATCTTTCGGTAAAATTACTGCTGCTGCAACAACAGGCCCTGATAAGCATCCCCGTCCAGCCTCATCACACCCTGCTTCTACTGCATGCTTTATATAAAACGATTCGAGCATTTTTCAAATTTTAAATGCTAAGATAAAAAAGACCCAAGATTTATCAACCTTAGGTCTTTTTCAAATTAATTTTTATTTTCTTAAACTTTAAACAAATAAATTGGTCATAGAAACCTTTTTACTAATAATATCGGCCAAATCGCTAATTGCTACTCGTTCTTGCTCCATGGTATCTCTATCTCTAATTGTGACCATATTATCTTCTAAAGATTCATAATCAACACCGATACAATAAGGTGTTCCAATGGCATCTTGTCTTCTGTAACGTTTTCCGATTGTATCTTTTTCTTCATACATACAATTGTGCTCTAATTGTAGTAATTTTAATACCTCTCTTGCTTTTTCTGGTAGGCCGTCTTTTTTAACCAGTGGTAAAACTGCAGCTTTAATTGGTGCCAAAGGTGCTGGAATTGCTAAAACAGTACGTTCTGAACCATCTTCCAACTTTTCATTTTTATACGAGTTCGATAATACAGCCAAGAACATACGATCTAAACCAATAGAAGTTTCTAATACATAAGGTACATAGCTTTCTTTTGTCTCTGGATCAAAATAACGTAATTTCTTACCAGAGAACTCTTCGTGCTGTTTTAAGTCAAAATCGGTACGCGAATGGATTCCTTCCAATTCTTTAAACCCAAATGGGAAGTTAAATTCAATGTCTGTTGCAGCATCGGCATAATGCGCCAACTTAATATGGTCGTGGAAACGAT
It encodes:
- a CDS encoding ribonuclease HII, translated to MLESFYIKHAVEAGCDEAGRGCLSGPVVAAAVILPKDFENSILNDSKKLSEKKRYELRPLIEQEALAWGVGIVDHKEIDEINILNASFLAMHRALDQLFLRPEAILVDGNRFNAYEDIEHHCIIKGDAKYYSIAAASVLAKTYRDDIMNQLHQEYPVYDWLGNKGYPTKKHRAAIKMHGPSPYHRMSFKLLPEED
- a CDS encoding MMPL family transporter yields the protein MWQKIARLILTNRVTILIVLFAITVVMGFFATKVEMLYEFSKLLPDNDPVSITYNKFKDDFGQDGLAVVIATTNKDFYEAEKFKKWYELGNELKAIQVPLKGTDPQAYGNPVDSVFSEAHLYNIVKNKKQKKFEIKPVFPSFPEDKSTIDSLQNVIVNLPFYENMVYKKDDDLHLMMLFLNREIFNSKNRGSLIQEIEAKTEEYAEDIGPFVYSGLPYIRDVTMKKVQQELYMFTLLALLITSTLLYLFFKSFKVVLISMVVVMIGVVWSVGTIGLIGFKITALMGLIPPLIIVIGIPNCVYLITKYQQEFKNHGNKAKALTRVIRKVGTATLMTNATTAMGFGTFIFTHSKMMQDFGVIASLNILLLFIVSILVVPIIYSFLKPPKVKHTKHLERQWLFTVVEKLVVWSAGYRTWVYIFTALAFFAGIYGMTLMKTSGNIVDDLPQKDIVVQDLKFFESKLGGIMPFEIILESTDTIYNSYDNIRKIDEIQSALALEDKLSKSISIVDAIKFVTQAYSNGNPEKFVLKDKRGLSKILSSKYFKNTFNLDAVDTTNQMLNGFLDQSKKQTRITVQIADVGIDTMDAVVGRVSERINQIVNEEKLLVEQVIASTKPAEKEEVLSTLFAKYSWVENEVKDHYIAIDPSLSEQFFDDETLVLKLHEKEDFNSVLKQILSSHSQLTYNVTGSAVNYTKGTTYLVNNLFISLALAISVIAILMSVLFRSWKMVIVSLIPNLLPLIITSAIMGIVGIPIKPSTILVFSIAFGISVDDTIHFLAKYRQELTLKNWNIKESVVLAIKETGVSMIYTSIILFFGFGVFTASNFGGTQALGVLVSITLFVAMLANLVLLPSLLLTLEKRITTKAFKDPLLEVVDEEEDIDLEQLQVKKSNPKKEVL